A region from the Manihot esculenta cultivar AM560-2 chromosome 13, M.esculenta_v8, whole genome shotgun sequence genome encodes:
- the LOC110630440 gene encoding probable plastidic glucose transporter 1 isoform X1 produces the protein MPRAQIVKMITCFHLAFSRSERSLLHGPHSCILSSHPMLVATVISQPVLPVPATLTSLRNPKSEYLRFVFPYRRLRFKVSSSKKPLPELQTPQPDGEKSLVEQKEGGTADLGWLPAFPHALIASMSNFLFGYHIGVMNGPIVSVARELGFEGDPILEGLVVSIFIAGAFIGSISSGLLMDKLGCRRTFQVDTIPLILGAFISAQAHTLDEILWGRFLVGLGIGINTVLVPIYVSEVAPTKYRGLLGSLCQIGTCLGIITSLSLGIPSETDPHWWRTILYIASVPSFIIALGMQFAVDSPRWLCKVGRLDDAKAVIRNVWGPSEVERAIEEFQYVIKNDGSDASSRWLDLLVEPHSRVAFVGGSLFVLQQFAGINGVLYFSSLTFKDVGITSGALASLFVGLTNFAGALYASYLMDKEGRQKLLIGSYLGMAASMFVVACAISFPIDEELSHNLSIIGVLMYIFSFAVGAGPVTGIIIPELSSTKMRGKIMGFSFSVHWVCNFLVGLFFLDVVEIFGVAPVYTGFGIVSLLAAMFANYFIVETKGRSLEEIEMSLNTNLQAKDK, from the exons ATGCCACGTGCGCAAATTGTAAAGATGATTACATGTTTTCACTTGGCATTCTCCCGCAGCGAACGATCCCTCCTCCATGGTCCCCACTCCTGCATTCTCTCCTCTCATCCGATGCTGGTAGCCACCGTGATTTCACAGCCGGTTCTTCCGGTACCGGCGACACTAACATCTCTTCGAAACCCGAAATCGGAATATCTTCGTTTCGTGTTTCCGTATCGGCGCTTAAGGTTCAAAGTTTCCTCTTCGAAGAAGCCACTGCCGGAGCTGCAGACTCCTCAACCAG ATGGTGAAAAATCGCTGGTAGAACAGAAGGAGGGTGGAACTGCTGATTTGGGGTGGCTGCCTGCTTTTCCTCATGCTTTGATAGCTTCCATGTCGAATTTCCTCTTTGGTTATCACATAGG AGTGATGAATGGCCCCATTGTTTCTGTTGCACGAGAACTGGGTTTTGAAGGAGACCCAATTCTTGAGGGACTTGTGGTCAGTATATTTATAGCTGGGGCATTTATTGGAAGCATAAGCTCCGGTTTGCTTATGGACAAACTTGGATGTCGCCGCACCTTTCAGGTTGACACAATTCCATTAATTCTTGGTGCATTTATAAG TGCACAAGCCCATACTTTGGATGAAATACTATGGGGAAGATTTCTTGTTGGACTTGGGATTGGTATCAACACTGTTCTTGTTCCAATTTATGTCTCAGAG GTTGCCCCAACAAAATACAGGGGTTTACTAGGAAGCTTGTGTCAAATTGGCACATGCCTTGGTATCATTACATCACTGTCCCTTGGAATTCCCTCTGAAACTGATCCACATTG GTGGAGGACAATACTCTATATTGCAAGTGTTCCTTCATTTATTATTGCACTTGGCATGCAATTTGCTGTGGACAGTCCCCGATGGCTGTGTAAA GTAGGCAGATTAGATGATGCTAAAGCAGTTATCCGTAATGTTTGGGGACCCTCTgaagttgaaagagcaattgaagAATTCCAATATGTCATCAAGAATGATGGTAGTGATGCAAGCAGTAGGTGGTTGGACCTCCTGGTGGAGCCGCACTCTAGAG TTGCATTTGTTGGTGGTTCCCTTTTTGTACTGCAACAATTTGCTGGCATAAATGGAGTCCTCTATTTTTCATCATTGACTTTTAAAGATGTTGGCATAACAAGTGGTGCTTTAGCAAGCTTATTTGTTGGGCTCACCAACTTTGCTG GTGCACTTTATGCTTCATACTTGATGGATAAGGAAGGGCGACAAAAGCTCTTAATTGGCAGTTACTTAGGAATG GCTGCGTCAATGTTTGTTGTAGCTTGTGCAATCAGTTTTCCAATAGATGAAGAACTCAGTCACAACTTATCAATAATAGGAGTTCTCAT GTACATTTTTAGTTTTGCAGTTGGAGCTGGTCCTGTAACTGGTATTATCATACCAGAACTTAGCAGTACCAAGATGCGTGGAAAGATTATGGGATTCAGTTTTTCTGTTCATTGG gtatgcaatttcttggtggGTCTCTTTTTCCTCGACGTGGTGGAGATTTTTGGGGTTGCACCAGTTTATACTGGCTTTGGCATTGTTTCCTTGTTAGCTGCTATGTTTGCTAATTATTTCATAGTCGAGACTAAGGGGCGCTCTCTTGAAGAGATCGAAATGTCACTAAACACCAACTTACAAGCCAAAGACAAGTAA
- the LOC110630440 gene encoding probable plastidic glucose transporter 1 isoform X3 — MSNFLFGYHIGVMNGPIVSVARELGFEGDPILEGLVVSIFIAGAFIGSISSGLLMDKLGCRRTFQVDTIPLILGAFISAQAHTLDEILWGRFLVGLGIGINTVLVPIYVSEVAPTKYRGLLGSLCQIGTCLGIITSLSLGIPSETDPHWWRTILYIASVPSFIIALGMQFAVDSPRWLCKVGRLDDAKAVIRNVWGPSEVERAIEEFQYVIKNDGSDASSRWLDLLVEPHSRVAFVGGSLFVLQQFAGINGVLYFSSLTFKDVGITSGALASLFVGLTNFAGALYASYLMDKEGRQKLLIGSYLGMAASMFVVACAISFPIDEELSHNLSIIGVLMYIFSFAVGAGPVTGIIIPELSSTKMRGKIMGFSFSVHWVCNFLVGLFFLDVVEIFGVAPVYTGFGIVSLLAAMFANYFIVETKGRSLEEIEMSLNTNLQAKDK, encoded by the exons ATGTCGAATTTCCTCTTTGGTTATCACATAGG AGTGATGAATGGCCCCATTGTTTCTGTTGCACGAGAACTGGGTTTTGAAGGAGACCCAATTCTTGAGGGACTTGTGGTCAGTATATTTATAGCTGGGGCATTTATTGGAAGCATAAGCTCCGGTTTGCTTATGGACAAACTTGGATGTCGCCGCACCTTTCAGGTTGACACAATTCCATTAATTCTTGGTGCATTTATAAG TGCACAAGCCCATACTTTGGATGAAATACTATGGGGAAGATTTCTTGTTGGACTTGGGATTGGTATCAACACTGTTCTTGTTCCAATTTATGTCTCAGAG GTTGCCCCAACAAAATACAGGGGTTTACTAGGAAGCTTGTGTCAAATTGGCACATGCCTTGGTATCATTACATCACTGTCCCTTGGAATTCCCTCTGAAACTGATCCACATTG GTGGAGGACAATACTCTATATTGCAAGTGTTCCTTCATTTATTATTGCACTTGGCATGCAATTTGCTGTGGACAGTCCCCGATGGCTGTGTAAA GTAGGCAGATTAGATGATGCTAAAGCAGTTATCCGTAATGTTTGGGGACCCTCTgaagttgaaagagcaattgaagAATTCCAATATGTCATCAAGAATGATGGTAGTGATGCAAGCAGTAGGTGGTTGGACCTCCTGGTGGAGCCGCACTCTAGAG TTGCATTTGTTGGTGGTTCCCTTTTTGTACTGCAACAATTTGCTGGCATAAATGGAGTCCTCTATTTTTCATCATTGACTTTTAAAGATGTTGGCATAACAAGTGGTGCTTTAGCAAGCTTATTTGTTGGGCTCACCAACTTTGCTG GTGCACTTTATGCTTCATACTTGATGGATAAGGAAGGGCGACAAAAGCTCTTAATTGGCAGTTACTTAGGAATG GCTGCGTCAATGTTTGTTGTAGCTTGTGCAATCAGTTTTCCAATAGATGAAGAACTCAGTCACAACTTATCAATAATAGGAGTTCTCAT GTACATTTTTAGTTTTGCAGTTGGAGCTGGTCCTGTAACTGGTATTATCATACCAGAACTTAGCAGTACCAAGATGCGTGGAAAGATTATGGGATTCAGTTTTTCTGTTCATTGG gtatgcaatttcttggtggGTCTCTTTTTCCTCGACGTGGTGGAGATTTTTGGGGTTGCACCAGTTTATACTGGCTTTGGCATTGTTTCCTTGTTAGCTGCTATGTTTGCTAATTATTTCATAGTCGAGACTAAGGGGCGCTCTCTTGAAGAGATCGAAATGTCACTAAACACCAACTTACAAGCCAAAGACAAGTAA
- the LOC110630440 gene encoding probable plastidic glucose transporter 1 isoform X2: protein MPRAQIVKMITCFHLAFSRSERSLLHGPHSCILSSHPMLVATVISQPVLPVPATLTSLRNPKSEYLRFVFPYRRLRFKVSSSKKPLPELQTPQPDGEKSLVEQKEGGTADLGWLPAFPHALIASMSNFLFGYHIGVMNGPIVSVARELGFEGDPILEGLVVSIFIAGAFIGSISSGLLMDKLGCRRTFQVDTIPLILGAFISAQAHTLDEILWGRFLVGLGIGINTVLVPIYVSEVAPTKYRGLLGSLCQIGTCLGIITSLSLGIPSETDPHWWRTILYIASVPSFIIALGMQFAVDSPRWLCKVGRLDDAKAVIRNVWGPSEVERAIEEFQYVIKNDGSDASSRWLDLLVEPHSRVAFVGGSLFVLQQFAGINGVLYFSSLTFKDVGITSGALASLFVGLTNFAGALYASYLMDKEGRQKLLIGSYLGMAASMFVVACAISFPIDEELSHNLSIIGVLMYAISWWVSFSSTWWRFLGLHQFILALALFPC, encoded by the exons ATGCCACGTGCGCAAATTGTAAAGATGATTACATGTTTTCACTTGGCATTCTCCCGCAGCGAACGATCCCTCCTCCATGGTCCCCACTCCTGCATTCTCTCCTCTCATCCGATGCTGGTAGCCACCGTGATTTCACAGCCGGTTCTTCCGGTACCGGCGACACTAACATCTCTTCGAAACCCGAAATCGGAATATCTTCGTTTCGTGTTTCCGTATCGGCGCTTAAGGTTCAAAGTTTCCTCTTCGAAGAAGCCACTGCCGGAGCTGCAGACTCCTCAACCAG ATGGTGAAAAATCGCTGGTAGAACAGAAGGAGGGTGGAACTGCTGATTTGGGGTGGCTGCCTGCTTTTCCTCATGCTTTGATAGCTTCCATGTCGAATTTCCTCTTTGGTTATCACATAGG AGTGATGAATGGCCCCATTGTTTCTGTTGCACGAGAACTGGGTTTTGAAGGAGACCCAATTCTTGAGGGACTTGTGGTCAGTATATTTATAGCTGGGGCATTTATTGGAAGCATAAGCTCCGGTTTGCTTATGGACAAACTTGGATGTCGCCGCACCTTTCAGGTTGACACAATTCCATTAATTCTTGGTGCATTTATAAG TGCACAAGCCCATACTTTGGATGAAATACTATGGGGAAGATTTCTTGTTGGACTTGGGATTGGTATCAACACTGTTCTTGTTCCAATTTATGTCTCAGAG GTTGCCCCAACAAAATACAGGGGTTTACTAGGAAGCTTGTGTCAAATTGGCACATGCCTTGGTATCATTACATCACTGTCCCTTGGAATTCCCTCTGAAACTGATCCACATTG GTGGAGGACAATACTCTATATTGCAAGTGTTCCTTCATTTATTATTGCACTTGGCATGCAATTTGCTGTGGACAGTCCCCGATGGCTGTGTAAA GTAGGCAGATTAGATGATGCTAAAGCAGTTATCCGTAATGTTTGGGGACCCTCTgaagttgaaagagcaattgaagAATTCCAATATGTCATCAAGAATGATGGTAGTGATGCAAGCAGTAGGTGGTTGGACCTCCTGGTGGAGCCGCACTCTAGAG TTGCATTTGTTGGTGGTTCCCTTTTTGTACTGCAACAATTTGCTGGCATAAATGGAGTCCTCTATTTTTCATCATTGACTTTTAAAGATGTTGGCATAACAAGTGGTGCTTTAGCAAGCTTATTTGTTGGGCTCACCAACTTTGCTG GTGCACTTTATGCTTCATACTTGATGGATAAGGAAGGGCGACAAAAGCTCTTAATTGGCAGTTACTTAGGAATG GCTGCGTCAATGTTTGTTGTAGCTTGTGCAATCAGTTTTCCAATAGATGAAGAACTCAGTCACAACTTATCAATAATAGGAGTTCTCAT gtatgcaatttcttggtggGTCTCTTTTTCCTCGACGTGGTGGAGATTTTTGGGGTTGCACCAGTTTATACTGGCTTTGGCATTGTTTCCTTGTTAG